The Xenopus tropicalis strain Nigerian chromosome 7, UCB_Xtro_10.0, whole genome shotgun sequence genome includes a region encoding these proteins:
- the LOC116412447 gene encoding uncharacterized protein LOC116412447 produces MQFFNVLIIFLIIFLNLILLAQACVECSNKVSQALIKYRKKALNLRVKNSDIGLRASLMVMEMESNYFKKYASNHYSGYIDYQDLGAIVQRLLNKLPSVINFNGSDEQYFDNLVSFRKGIIEDLKPALKKAHDLVCSPSECENLKEMVNCEECKTMINSLCQGPSVCKGDRERRIAVETAQVDATAVKLTNIAMGIAVIAGFIVFVLLVAIALIYTYYTRKEIALFTVETEEMEEV; encoded by the exons ATGCAATTTTTTAATGttcttattatttttcttattatcTTTTTGAATCTTATACTTTTGGCACAGGCATGTGTAGAATGCAGCAATAAAGTGAGCCAAGCACTTATAAAGTACCGCAAAAAAGCCCTTAATTTAAGGGTGAAGAATTCTGATATTGGATTACGTGCCTCTCTAATGGTAATGGAAATGGAAAGCAACTACTTTAAAAAATATGCCTCAAATCATTATAGTGGATACATAG ACTATCAGGATCTGGGTGCGATTGTCCAAAGATTGCTGAACAAATTACCAAGTGTTATTAACTTTAATGGTTCAG ATGAACAGTATTTTGATAATCTTGTCAGTTTTCGCAAGGGAATCATTGAGGATTTGAAACCAGCCTTAAAAAAGGCTCATGACTTAG tttgtTCACCATCAGAATGTG aAAACCTGAAAGAAATGGTCAACTGTGAAGAGTGCAAAACTATGATTAACTCGCTTTGCCAAGGACCAAGTGTATGTAAAG GAGATCGAGAAAGACGAATTGCAGTTGAGACTGCACAGGTTGATGCGACAGCAGTGAAATTGACCAACATAGCAATGGGCATTGCAGTAATTGCAGGATTTATAGTCTTTGTACTACTTGTAGCAAT TGCTTTAATATACACCTACTACACCAGGAAAGAAATAGCATTATTTACAGTTGAAACTGAAGAAATGGAAGAGGTGTAA